Proteins encoded in a region of the Pseudomonas sp. GOM7 genome:
- a CDS encoding NAD(P) transhydrogenase subunit alpha has protein sequence MDLISDGIYNLIIFVLAIYVGYHVVWNVTPALHTPLMAVTNAISAIVIVGAMLAAALTVTPLGKAMGTLAVALAAVNVFGGFLVTRRMLEMFKKKAPKAQVEK, from the coding sequence ATGGATCTGATTTCCGACGGCATCTACAACCTGATCATCTTCGTGCTGGCCATCTACGTCGGCTACCACGTGGTGTGGAACGTCACCCCGGCCCTGCACACCCCGCTGATGGCCGTGACCAACGCCATTTCCGCCATCGTCATCGTCGGCGCCATGCTGGCCGCCGCGCTCACCGTCACCCCGCTGGGCAAGGCCATGGGCACCCTGGCCGTGGCCCTGGCGGCGGTGAACGTATTCGGTGGCTTCCTGGTCACCCGGCGCATGCTGGAAATGTTCAAGAAGAAGGCCCCCAAGGCCCAGGTGGAGAAGTAA
- a CDS encoding Re/Si-specific NAD(P)(+) transhydrogenase subunit alpha translates to MHIGVPLETHAGETRVAATPETVKKLVGQGHQVTVQTGAGISASIPDSAYEAAGATIGNDAAAFGADLVLKVVAPTDAELAQMKNGAVLVGMLNPFCNDTIARMNARGITAFALEAAPRTSRAQSLDVLSSQANIAGYKAVMLAANHYPRFMPMLMTAAGTVKAARVLILGAGVAGLQAIATAKRLGAVIEASDVRPAVKEQIESLGAKFVDVPFETDEERECAQGVGGYARPMPASWMERQAKAVHERAKQADIVITTALIPGRKAPTLLHEATVQEMKPGSVVIDLAAAQGGNCPLTEADQVVVKHGVTFVGHTNLAALVPADASALYARNLLDFLKLVIDKEGQFQLNLEDDIVAACLMCNAGEVVRKNS, encoded by the coding sequence GTGCACATTGGTGTTCCTCTCGAAACCCATGCTGGGGAGACGCGGGTTGCCGCGACGCCCGAGACCGTCAAGAAACTGGTTGGCCAAGGCCACCAGGTGACCGTCCAGACCGGCGCCGGCATCAGCGCCAGCATCCCGGACAGCGCCTATGAAGCCGCTGGCGCCACCATTGGCAACGATGCGGCCGCCTTCGGCGCCGACCTGGTGCTCAAGGTGGTCGCGCCGACCGACGCCGAACTGGCGCAGATGAAGAACGGCGCCGTGCTGGTGGGCATGCTCAACCCCTTCTGCAACGACACCATTGCGCGCATGAACGCCCGCGGCATCACCGCCTTCGCCCTGGAGGCCGCGCCGCGTACCTCCCGCGCGCAGAGCCTGGACGTGCTGAGCTCGCAGGCCAACATCGCCGGCTACAAGGCCGTGATGCTCGCCGCCAACCACTATCCGCGCTTCATGCCCATGCTGATGACCGCCGCCGGTACGGTGAAGGCCGCCCGCGTGCTGATCCTCGGTGCCGGCGTCGCCGGCCTGCAGGCCATCGCCACAGCCAAACGCCTGGGTGCGGTGATCGAGGCCTCCGACGTGCGCCCGGCCGTGAAGGAGCAGATCGAGTCGCTCGGCGCCAAGTTCGTCGACGTGCCGTTCGAGACCGACGAGGAGCGCGAATGCGCCCAGGGCGTGGGCGGCTACGCCCGGCCGATGCCGGCCTCGTGGATGGAACGCCAGGCCAAGGCCGTGCACGAGCGCGCCAAGCAGGCCGATATCGTCATCACCACCGCGTTGATCCCGGGCCGCAAGGCACCGACGCTGCTGCACGAAGCCACCGTACAGGAAATGAAGCCGGGCTCCGTGGTCATCGACCTGGCCGCCGCTCAGGGCGGCAACTGCCCGCTGACCGAAGCCGACCAGGTGGTGGTCAAGCATGGCGTCACCTTCGTCGGCCATACCAACCTGGCCGCCCTGGTGCCGGCAGATGCCTCCGCCCTGTATGCACGCAACCTGCTGGACTTCCTCAAGCTCGTGATCGACAAGGAAGGCCAGTTCCAGCTCAACCTCGAAGACGACATCGTCGCGGCCTGCCTGATGTGCAACGCCGGCGAAGTCGTGCGCAAGAACAGCTAA
- a CDS encoding DUF7844 domain-containing protein, whose amino-acid sequence MIRLAAWCCGALLALAAGVAQAQLRLTLDNRGLDAGQRQASHALLDEAMAALPPRFVERLDRQVRVSWRADMPAEVYGQVGRYSGIELNAGLLPKLVDGSAAQNRTGRPHGTQRQELLATLLHELTHLYDRARLWPAAQRRQIVLCRQRTKSTGLVGLPDACRGQTERRFTLSDDPHLLDLAGWPQRVGRRGARDIDNGQVARSPDSYELSNPLEFVAVNLEYFLLDPSYACRRPSLARYFREHFDWTPPSQPCAEGYAYLNAGRDFARQPLARIDPERVYAVDYLLAEANDAWMSRWGHSMLRLVICAPGRPRGPDCRLDLDQHLVLSYRAFVGDVQLSSWDGLTGAYPSRLFVLPLEQVIDEYTKVELRSLASVPLRLSRDELERLVARAAEQHWSYDGDYYFISNNCAVETLKLLRSGTGNPRLQALDSILPNGLLDMLAARGLADTSVLDDPREALRLGYRFDSFRDRYQAMFAVLRQRLPITQDNVETWLAQPAQQRQQWFAKADLRASAALLLLEQAALRRQLLLAQDELKRRYLTGRAAGDPSLNKAGAALEQILTNSGFLSRPAELLEGGYGLPQQQEWERLEASSRERQQQLRQLSDELDGEVRNLLLPERRAELEANEANLLALGEHLRALHKASGGLQLP is encoded by the coding sequence GTGATACGCCTTGCCGCCTGGTGCTGCGGCGCGCTGCTGGCCCTGGCCGCAGGCGTCGCCCAGGCGCAATTGCGATTGACCCTGGACAACCGCGGCCTCGACGCCGGCCAACGCCAGGCCAGCCATGCTCTGCTTGACGAGGCCATGGCAGCACTGCCGCCGCGCTTCGTCGAACGCCTGGATCGCCAGGTGCGGGTCAGTTGGCGCGCCGACATGCCGGCCGAGGTGTACGGCCAGGTCGGGCGCTATAGCGGTATCGAACTCAACGCCGGACTGCTGCCGAAACTGGTCGATGGCTCGGCAGCGCAGAACCGCACCGGTCGCCCCCATGGCACCCAGCGCCAGGAACTGCTGGCCACCTTGCTGCATGAGCTGACTCATCTCTACGACCGCGCCCGCCTCTGGCCCGCCGCCCAACGCCGGCAGATCGTCCTGTGCCGGCAACGCACCAAATCCACAGGGCTGGTCGGGCTGCCAGATGCCTGTCGCGGCCAGACCGAGCGCCGTTTTACCCTCAGCGACGATCCACACCTGCTCGACCTGGCCGGCTGGCCACAACGGGTCGGTCGGCGCGGCGCGCGTGATATCGACAACGGTCAGGTGGCGCGCAGCCCAGACAGCTACGAGCTAAGCAACCCGCTGGAGTTCGTCGCAGTCAACCTCGAGTACTTTCTGCTCGACCCCAGTTACGCCTGCCGCCGCCCGTCCCTGGCCCGCTACTTCCGTGAGCATTTCGACTGGACGCCGCCAAGCCAGCCCTGCGCCGAGGGCTATGCCTACCTCAACGCCGGGCGCGACTTCGCTCGTCAGCCGCTGGCGCGCATAGACCCCGAACGGGTCTACGCCGTGGACTACCTGTTGGCCGAAGCCAACGACGCCTGGATGAGCCGCTGGGGCCACAGCATGCTGCGCCTGGTGATCTGTGCACCTGGACGACCGCGCGGCCCGGATTGTCGGTTGGATCTCGACCAGCACCTGGTGCTGTCCTACCGCGCCTTCGTCGGCGATGTGCAACTGTCGAGCTGGGACGGGCTGACCGGCGCCTATCCTTCGCGCCTGTTCGTCCTGCCGCTGGAACAGGTGATCGACGAATACACCAAGGTCGAGCTGCGCAGCCTGGCCTCGGTACCGCTGCGCCTGTCGCGCGACGAACTGGAGCGCCTGGTGGCACGGGCCGCCGAGCAGCACTGGAGCTATGACGGCGACTACTACTTCATCTCCAACAACTGCGCGGTGGAAACCCTCAAGCTACTGCGCAGCGGTACCGGCAATCCGCGCCTACAAGCCCTCGACAGCATCCTGCCCAACGGCCTGCTGGACATGTTGGCAGCGCGCGGGCTGGCCGACACCTCGGTACTGGACGACCCGCGCGAAGCCCTGCGCCTGGGCTACCGCTTCGACTCTTTCCGTGACCGCTACCAGGCCATGTTCGCCGTGCTGCGTCAGCGCCTGCCGATCACTCAGGACAACGTGGAAACCTGGCTGGCACAACCTGCGCAGCAGCGCCAGCAATGGTTCGCCAAGGCCGACCTGCGCGCCAGCGCCGCCCTGCTGCTGCTGGAGCAAGCAGCGCTACGCCGACAACTGCTGCTCGCCCAGGACGAACTCAAGCGCCGCTACCTGACCGGCCGCGCGGCCGGCGACCCGAGCCTGAACAAGGCCGGCGCCGCGCTGGAGCAGATACTGACCAACAGCGGTTTTCTAAGTCGCCCGGCCGAATTGCTCGAAGGCGGCTACGGGCTGCCGCAGCAACAGGAATGGGAGCGCCTGGAGGCGAGCAGCCGCGAACGCCAGCAGCAACTGCGCCAGCTCAGCGATGAACTGGACGGCGAAGTGCGCAACCTGTTGCTGCCCGAGCGCCGAGCCGAACTGGAAGCCAACGAAGCCAACCTGCTCGCCCTGGGTGAACACCTGCGTGCCCTGCACAAGGCCAGCGGCGGCCTGCAGTTACCCTAG
- a CDS encoding DUF2388 domain-containing protein — protein sequence MRRSLVIALAACALFSGIAQAQTVVATSNIVVRALDRSINFTSDTTTSIRDMKAVVQARDDAASFVASAGEIRGAQLEAALQTLRQQLPEAQSASDLQLAEAILAL from the coding sequence ATGCGTCGTTCACTCGTCATCGCCCTAGCTGCCTGCGCCCTGTTCAGCGGTATCGCCCAGGCGCAAACCGTGGTCGCCACCAGTAACATCGTGGTGCGCGCCCTGGATCGCAGCATCAACTTCACCTCCGATACCACCACCTCGATACGTGACATGAAAGCCGTGGTACAGGCCCGTGACGATGCCGCCAGCTTCGTCGCCAGCGCTGGCGAGATTCGCGGCGCACAACTGGAAGCTGCGCTGCAAACCCTCCGCCAGCAATTGCCCGAGGCGCAAAGCGCCAGCGATCTGCAACTGGCCGAAGCCATCCTCGCCCTGTGA
- a CDS encoding NAD(P)(+) transhydrogenase (Re/Si-specific) subunit beta, producing the protein MSMNLITVLYLVASVCFIQALKGLSHPTTSRRGNLFGMVGMAIAVLTTVGLIHKLGAELAVQGIGFVIVGLLVGGTAGSIMAKRVEMTKMPELVAFMHSMIGLAAVFIAIAAVVEPQSLGIVAALGDAIPAGNRLELFLGAAIGAITFSGSVIAFGKLSGKYKFRLFQGAPVVFKGQHLLNLLVGIAIVALGLYFTFTGDIRAFAILVALAFVIGVLIIIPIGGADMPVVVSMLNSYSGWAAAGIGFSLNNSMLIVAGSLVGSSGAILSYIMCKAMNRSFFNVILGGFGADADAGAAAGSQEQRSVKSGSSDDAAFLLTNADTVVIVPGYGLAVARAQHALMELAEKLTHRGVTVKYAIHPVAGRMPGHMNVLLAEAEVPYEQVFEMEDINSEFGQTDVVLVLGANDVVNPAAKNDPKSPIAGMPILEAYKAKTVIVNKRSMASGYAGLDNELFYMDKTMMVFGDAKKVIEDMVKAVE; encoded by the coding sequence ATGAGCATGAATCTGATCACCGTTCTCTACCTTGTCGCCTCGGTGTGTTTCATCCAGGCGCTCAAGGGTCTGTCGCACCCGACCACCTCGCGGCGCGGCAACCTGTTCGGCATGGTCGGCATGGCCATCGCCGTGCTCACCACCGTCGGCCTGATTCACAAGCTGGGCGCAGAGCTGGCCGTGCAGGGCATCGGCTTCGTCATCGTCGGCCTGCTGGTCGGCGGTACCGCTGGCTCGATCATGGCCAAGCGCGTCGAGATGACCAAGATGCCGGAACTGGTCGCATTCATGCACAGCATGATCGGCCTGGCCGCCGTGTTCATCGCCATCGCCGCCGTGGTCGAGCCGCAGTCGCTGGGCATCGTCGCCGCCCTGGGTGATGCGATTCCAGCCGGTAATCGCCTGGAGCTGTTCCTCGGTGCCGCCATCGGCGCCATCACCTTCTCCGGTTCGGTGATCGCCTTCGGCAAGCTGTCGGGCAAGTACAAGTTCCGCCTGTTCCAGGGCGCGCCCGTGGTGTTCAAGGGCCAGCACCTGCTGAACCTGCTGGTGGGCATCGCCATCGTCGCACTGGGCCTGTACTTCACCTTCACCGGCGACATCCGCGCCTTCGCCATCCTGGTGGCCCTGGCCTTCGTCATCGGCGTGCTGATCATCATCCCCATCGGCGGCGCCGACATGCCGGTGGTGGTGTCGATGCTCAACAGCTACTCGGGCTGGGCAGCGGCCGGTATCGGCTTCTCGCTGAACAACTCCATGCTGATCGTCGCCGGCTCCCTGGTGGGCTCCTCGGGCGCCATCCTCTCGTACATCATGTGCAAGGCGATGAACCGCTCGTTCTTCAACGTCATCCTCGGCGGTTTCGGTGCCGATGCCGACGCGGGTGCCGCCGCGGGCAGCCAGGAGCAACGCAGCGTCAAGTCGGGTTCCTCCGACGACGCCGCCTTCCTGCTGACCAACGCCGACACCGTGGTCATCGTCCCCGGTTACGGCCTGGCAGTGGCCCGTGCCCAGCACGCGCTGATGGAGCTGGCGGAGAAGCTGACCCACCGCGGCGTCACCGTGAAGTACGCGATCCACCCGGTGGCCGGTCGTATGCCGGGCCATATGAACGTGCTGCTGGCCGAGGCCGAGGTGCCCTACGAGCAGGTGTTCGAGATGGAGGACATCAACTCCGAATTCGGGCAGACCGACGTGGTGCTGGTGCTTGGCGCCAACGACGTGGTCAACCCGGCGGCGAAGAACGATCCGAAGTCGCCGATCGCCGGCATGCCGATCCTCGAGGCGTACAAGGCCAAAACCGTGATCGTCAACAAGCGCTCGATGGCCAGCGGCTACGCCGGCCTGGACAATGAACTGTTCTACATGGACAAGACCATGATGGTCTTCGGTGATGCCAAGAAGGTCATCGAGGACATGGTCAAGGCCGTTGAATAA
- a CDS encoding AEC family transporter: MIVAGYWLRSREFPSEAFWPGAERLNYFILFPALLFSSLAKAPLNNPALPRLALAVLLGLGIAWIALLLIRRLRSWPAGRFGAFSQGILRFNTYLGLAAVGSLFGQPGLTLAAIMLALMVPTVNVLSVWSLTAERGVSARSLLLPIIKNPLILACVGGALFNLTGIGLPGGTDRLLSLLAAASLPLGLLCVGAALKPEQLGGEIPALGWNSTLRLLAMPLLAWGVAWGLSLPSMESAVLVLFFALPTAPTAYVLTRQLGGDSQLMAGIITLQTLLAAGSLLLVMAALAP; this comes from the coding sequence ATGATAGTCGCCGGCTACTGGCTACGCTCGCGTGAGTTTCCCAGCGAGGCCTTCTGGCCTGGCGCCGAGCGCCTCAACTACTTCATCCTGTTCCCTGCCCTGCTGTTCTCCAGCCTGGCCAAGGCACCGTTGAACAATCCGGCCTTGCCGCGCCTGGCCCTGGCGGTGCTGCTCGGTCTCGGCATCGCCTGGATCGCCCTGCTGCTGATACGCCGTCTACGCAGCTGGCCGGCAGGGCGCTTCGGGGCATTCAGCCAGGGTATCCTGCGCTTCAACACCTACCTCGGCCTGGCCGCTGTCGGCAGCCTGTTCGGTCAGCCAGGCCTGACCCTGGCAGCCATCATGCTCGCCCTGATGGTGCCTACGGTGAATGTGCTGTCGGTGTGGTCGCTGACCGCCGAGCGCGGCGTCAGCGCGCGCAGCCTGTTGCTGCCGATCATCAAGAACCCGCTGATCCTCGCCTGTGTCGGCGGCGCATTGTTCAACCTCACCGGCATCGGCCTGCCGGGCGGTACGGATCGCCTGCTCAGTCTGCTCGCCGCCGCCAGTCTGCCACTGGGTCTGCTCTGCGTCGGTGCGGCGCTCAAGCCCGAGCAACTGGGCGGCGAGATTCCCGCGCTGGGCTGGAACAGCACCCTGCGCCTGCTGGCCATGCCGCTGCTGGCCTGGGGCGTGGCCTGGGGATTAAGCCTGCCGTCCATGGAAAGTGCCGTGCTGGTACTGTTCTTCGCCCTACCCACCGCGCCCACCGCCTACGTGCTGACCCGCCAGCTCGGCGGCGACAGCCAGTTGATGGCCGGCATCATCACCCTGCAGACCCTGCTCGCGGCTGGCAGCCTGCTACTGGTGATGGCCGCCCTGGCACCCTGA
- a CDS encoding acyl-CoA dehydrogenase, producing the protein MAKASFNWIDPLLLDQQLTEEERMVRDSAQQFANDKLAPRVLEAFRHERTDPAIFREMGETGLLGATIPEAYGGSGLNYVCYGLIAREVERIDSGYRSMMSVQSSLVMVPINEFGNEATKRKYLPKLASGEYIGCFGLTEPNHGSDPGSMVTRAKKVEGGYRLSGSKMWITNSPIADVFVVWAKDDAGEIRGFVLEKGWEGLSAPAIHGKVGLRASITGEIVMDNVFCPEENAFPDVRGLRGPFTCLNSARYGISWGALGAAEFCWHTARQYVLDRNQFGRPLAANQLIQKKLADMQTEITLALQGCLRLGRMKDEGTAAVEITSIMKRNSCGKALDIARMARDMLGGNGISDEFGIARHLVNLEVVNTYEGTHDVHALILGRAQTGIQAFF; encoded by the coding sequence ATGGCCAAGGCAAGCTTCAACTGGATCGACCCGCTCCTGCTCGATCAGCAACTGACCGAAGAAGAGCGCATGGTGCGTGACAGCGCCCAGCAGTTCGCCAATGACAAACTGGCGCCGCGCGTGCTGGAGGCTTTCCGTCACGAGCGCACTGATCCTGCGATCTTCCGCGAGATGGGCGAAACCGGCTTGCTTGGTGCGACTATCCCTGAGGCATACGGCGGCAGCGGCCTCAACTACGTGTGCTATGGCCTGATCGCCCGTGAAGTGGAGCGTATCGACTCCGGTTACCGCTCGATGATGAGCGTGCAGTCGTCTCTGGTCATGGTGCCGATCAATGAGTTTGGCAATGAAGCGACCAAGCGGAAATACCTGCCCAAGCTGGCCAGCGGCGAATATATCGGCTGTTTCGGCCTGACCGAGCCGAACCACGGTTCCGATCCGGGCTCGATGGTGACCCGCGCCAAGAAGGTTGAGGGCGGCTACCGCCTGAGCGGCAGCAAGATGTGGATCACCAACAGCCCCATCGCCGATGTGTTCGTGGTCTGGGCCAAGGATGATGCCGGCGAAATTCGCGGCTTCGTGCTGGAGAAGGGCTGGGAGGGGCTGTCTGCTCCGGCGATTCACGGCAAGGTCGGCCTGCGCGCTTCGATCACCGGTGAGATCGTCATGGACAACGTATTCTGCCCCGAAGAGAACGCCTTCCCCGATGTGCGCGGCTTGCGCGGCCCCTTCACCTGCCTGAACTCTGCCCGTTACGGTATCAGTTGGGGTGCCCTGGGCGCTGCCGAATTCTGCTGGCACACCGCGCGCCAGTACGTGCTCGATCGCAACCAGTTCGGCCGGCCGCTGGCGGCCAATCAGCTGATCCAGAAGAAGCTGGCTGACATGCAGACCGAGATCACTCTCGCCCTGCAAGGCTGCCTGCGTCTCGGTCGGATGAAGGACGAAGGCACCGCTGCGGTGGAAATCACCTCCATCATGAAGCGCAACAGTTGCGGCAAGGCGCTGGACATCGCCCGTATGGCCCGCGACATGCTGGGTGGCAACGGCATCAGCGACGAGTTCGGTATCGCCCGTCACCTGGTCAACCTCGAGGTGGTCAACACCTATGAGGGCACCCATGACGTGCATGCGCTGATCCTTGGTCGCGCGCAGACCGGTATCCAGGCGTTTTTCTAA
- a CDS encoding CitMHS family transporter: MLTFLGFAMVSTFMFLIMSRRLSALIALIIIPILFALIGGFATQIGPMMLEGISKLAPTGVMLMFAILYFAIMIDSGLFDPPVRLILKLVKGDPLKVAMGTVALALIVSLDGDGSTTYMICVGAMLPLYSRLKMSPTIMAGLIIMAGGIMNMTPWGGPTARAASALHVDPSHVFVPMIPGMMLGAIVLFAIAYLYGLRERKRLGVLQLPDEQLQQEEISVSQFPEARRPKLLWINAILTVVLMSTLIAGLLPMPVLFMIAFSIAMIINYPCLQQQKERVAAHAGNVLAVVGLIFAAGIFTGILSGTGMVEAMSKSLLAVIPDAFGPYLAVITALVSMPFTFFMSNDAFYYGILPVLNQAASNYGISAVEMARASIVGQPVHLLSPLVPSTYLLIGLAKIEFGDLQRFTLKWAVLVCMAILAAALLLGVFPLLSR, encoded by the coding sequence ATGCTGACTTTCCTTGGCTTCGCCATGGTCTCGACCTTCATGTTCCTGATCATGAGCAGACGTCTGTCGGCGCTGATCGCGCTGATCATCATCCCCATCCTCTTTGCTCTGATCGGCGGTTTCGCCACGCAGATCGGCCCGATGATGCTCGAAGGCATCAGCAAGCTCGCGCCTACTGGCGTGATGCTGATGTTCGCCATCCTTTATTTCGCCATCATGATCGACTCGGGCCTGTTCGATCCGCCCGTGCGCCTGATCCTCAAACTGGTCAAGGGTGACCCGCTGAAAGTGGCAATGGGCACCGTGGCTCTGGCCCTGATCGTATCGCTCGATGGCGACGGTTCGACCACCTACATGATCTGCGTTGGCGCCATGCTACCGCTCTACAGCCGCCTGAAGATGAGCCCGACCATCATGGCCGGCCTGATCATCATGGCCGGCGGCATCATGAACATGACGCCCTGGGGCGGCCCGACCGCACGTGCCGCCAGCGCCCTGCACGTCGACCCGTCGCATGTATTCGTGCCGATGATTCCCGGCATGATGCTCGGCGCCATCGTCCTGTTCGCTATCGCCTACCTGTACGGCCTGCGCGAGCGCAAGCGCCTGGGTGTACTGCAACTGCCGGACGAGCAACTGCAGCAGGAAGAGATCAGCGTTTCGCAATTCCCGGAAGCGCGCCGGCCGAAACTGCTGTGGATCAATGCGATCCTCACCGTGGTACTGATGAGCACCCTGATTGCTGGCCTGCTGCCGATGCCGGTGCTGTTCATGATCGCCTTCAGCATCGCCATGATCATCAACTACCCCTGCCTGCAACAGCAGAAGGAACGCGTCGCCGCCCATGCCGGTAACGTCCTGGCCGTGGTCGGCCTGATCTTCGCGGCAGGCATCTTCACCGGCATTCTCAGCGGCACCGGCATGGTCGAAGCCATGTCCAAGAGTCTGCTGGCCGTGATCCCGGATGCCTTCGGCCCCTACCTGGCGGTGATCACCGCGCTGGTGAGCATGCCGTTCACCTTCTTCATGTCCAACGACGCCTTCTATTACGGCATTCTGCCAGTGCTCAACCAGGCGGCTTCGAACTACGGCATCAGTGCCGTGGAAATGGCTCGCGCCTCGATCGTTGGCCAGCCGGTGCACCTGCTCAGCCCGCTGGTGCCCTCGACCTACCTGTTGATTGGCCTGGCCAAGATCGAGTTCGGCGACCTGCAGCGCTTCACTCTGAAATGGGCGGTGCTGGTCTGCATGGCTATCCTGGCGGCGGCGCTGCTGCTGGGTGTCTTCCCACTGCTGAGTCGCTGA
- a CDS encoding LysR family transcriptional regulator, protein MRRKIPSTAALVAFEAAARHQSFTKAADELSLTQSAICRQIGGLESFLNVELFRRSRRGVVLTEAGVAYSRKVAAQLDAVERDTLALMGNQGTSSIELAVVPTFGTQWLLPRLRTFQQLHPQVTVHLTNRTRPFLFADTHFDAAIYYGDAEWSGTEAHFLMHEHLLPVCSPALLGESPVTAERIATLPLLQQTTRPYAWRQWFAAQGMNVSRDMTGPRLELFSMLAQAARHEMGVALIPPFLIQRELQDGSLVIALDRAVPNNDRAYYLMVPERKAESAALKAFRDWLLLQASAYREGELQRHEDGKRKSKKS, encoded by the coding sequence ATGCGCCGCAAGATCCCCAGCACCGCCGCACTGGTCGCCTTCGAGGCTGCTGCGCGCCATCAGAGCTTCACCAAGGCCGCCGATGAGCTCAGCCTGACGCAAAGCGCAATCTGCCGGCAGATCGGTGGACTGGAGAGCTTTCTCAATGTCGAGCTGTTCCGCCGCTCACGGCGCGGCGTGGTGCTGACCGAGGCCGGCGTCGCCTATAGCCGCAAGGTGGCCGCGCAACTGGATGCGGTGGAGCGCGACACCCTGGCACTGATGGGCAACCAGGGCACCAGCAGCATCGAGCTGGCAGTGGTTCCCACCTTCGGCACACAATGGCTGCTGCCGCGTCTGCGCACATTCCAGCAACTGCATCCGCAGGTAACGGTGCACCTGACCAACCGCACCCGTCCCTTCCTGTTCGCCGACACCCATTTCGATGCCGCCATCTATTACGGCGATGCCGAATGGTCAGGTACCGAGGCGCATTTTTTAATGCACGAGCACCTGCTGCCGGTGTGCAGCCCGGCCTTGCTCGGCGAGAGCCCGGTCACAGCCGAGCGCATTGCAACGCTACCACTGCTGCAGCAGACCACTCGCCCCTATGCCTGGCGCCAATGGTTCGCGGCTCAGGGCATGAATGTCTCCCGTGACATGACCGGCCCGCGCCTGGAGCTGTTTTCCATGCTCGCCCAGGCCGCGCGACACGAAATGGGTGTGGCGCTGATTCCGCCCTTCCTGATCCAGCGCGAGCTGCAGGATGGCAGCCTGGTGATCGCCCTCGATCGTGCGGTACCGAACAACGATCGCGCCTATTACCTGATGGTGCCGGAGCGCAAGGCCGAGTCGGCGGCGCTCAAGGCCTTCCGCGACTGGCTCCTGCTGCAAGCAAGCGCCTACCGCGAGGGCGAGCTCCAGCGCCACGAAGATGGCAAGAGAAAGTCAAAAAAGTCATGA
- a CDS encoding DUF1127 domain-containing protein, with protein MERTLSSALLQTHSAASDKSPWPLRVIATVTQWQRRIVSRRQLARLDARLLADAGITEDQRYLELQKPFWR; from the coding sequence ATGGAACGTACCCTCAGTTCCGCCCTGCTCCAGACCCACAGCGCCGCCAGTGACAAGTCCCCCTGGCCGCTCCGCGTGATCGCCACCGTCACCCAGTGGCAGCGCCGCATCGTCAGCCGTCGTCAACTGGCTCGACTCGATGCCCGCCTGCTGGCCGACGCCGGCATCACCGAAGATCAGCGTTACCTCGAACTGCAGAAGCCGTTCTGGCGCTGA
- a CDS encoding GFA family protein, with protein sequence MSERHEGGCQCGALRYRIEAVLHDSAHCHCAICRRSSGGILTTWVTVPRQAFQWLRGTPKAFASSASCTRYFCGDCGAHLALFTSLSPQTLDVTVATLDEPEQVPANRHIWVGSRLPWLTVDPQLPEEDEEIIP encoded by the coding sequence ATGAGCGAGCGTCATGAAGGTGGCTGTCAGTGCGGGGCGCTGCGTTATCGCATCGAGGCCGTGTTGCACGACAGTGCGCATTGCCACTGCGCGATCTGCCGACGCAGCAGCGGCGGCATTCTCACCACCTGGGTCACGGTGCCGCGCCAGGCGTTCCAGTGGCTGCGGGGCACGCCGAAGGCCTTCGCCTCTTCGGCTAGCTGCACGCGCTATTTCTGCGGCGACTGCGGTGCACACTTGGCGCTGTTCACCTCGCTCAGCCCGCAGACGCTGGACGTGACCGTGGCTACCCTCGACGAGCCCGAGCAGGTCCCGGCCAATCGGCATATCTGGGTAGGCAGCCGACTGCCCTGGCTGACGGTCGATCCGCAACTGCCGGAAGAAGACGAAGAGATCATCCCGTAG
- a CDS encoding DUF2388 domain-containing protein: MHIRYLISLTLLMTLAGAASASSFVATTDTLGSALAGSAEASSDATSSLRDSKVVQAAQDDAASFIASNGQVRGVRLESALRYLRSQSAALQSVSDLQLASAILAR; this comes from the coding sequence ATGCACATCCGTTACCTGATCAGCCTCACCCTCCTGATGACACTGGCAGGCGCTGCCTCTGCGAGCAGCTTCGTCGCCACCACCGATACCCTCGGCAGTGCCTTGGCGGGCAGCGCAGAAGCCAGCTCGGACGCCACCTCCTCGCTGCGCGACAGCAAGGTCGTGCAAGCCGCCCAGGATGATGCCGCCAGCTTCATCGCCAGCAATGGCCAGGTGCGCGGGGTTCGACTGGAAAGTGCACTGCGCTATCTGCGGAGCCAGTCGGCGGCCCTGCAAAGCGTCAGCGACCTGCAACTGGCCAGCGCCATCCTCGCGCGCTGA